One window of Papaver somniferum cultivar HN1 chromosome 9, ASM357369v1, whole genome shotgun sequence genomic DNA carries:
- the LOC113309586 gene encoding uncharacterized protein LOC113309586, with protein sequence MEKIYKEEEEKISWGTWEELLLACAVKRHGTNNWESVANEIKNKKSSSNFIVTPQNCKQKYHDLHQRFMVNSEDVVDSEIIDHHKNDGMDDNLNHDNSRIPWLDELRKLRVAELRREVQEHDVSIVSLQLKVKRLEEEREESLKDKNDSDVKPDLLETRTKEEEEEEDGKKIETEPPRSPSPIEITGKPVPGDESDRDNQSFNESNSSDLKDGKTPEVEVEKLLEPVQTVTETKDHVLNDKPLGEDSCNGSSETIAKDSAVQVEKKSSETTILVRQTREPAELWESAAESKGGEEEGTKESSDVQSSASLSRKNGRRKITSGSSSGEERETEEVSPAIKRISVKSEPLLGFLEMILSHKYGSIFKSRLKSQETRKYKSFIRQHMDMETIRTRLKQGRYSSSCSQKFFRDLLLLFNNAIAFYPKNSSESVAATELRGLVSKEMLSRSSGSSSSRSQNNPSPGDPTPPKLQQSTPLMPKPDLELSDPLLPKSKPVGVIFACRKRSSISAKAANSSKPAELKGSDQNVGEEKPVLAKKQKENSSAVEEQIVFSKRKGERSASGMRSSRSNRNNNTNKNSPKNSNTVNLDPSSARSSAKGGSCGGDDTNSETRTEKDKKNNSNNASTALTNTVAKKRSAANFLNRMKTTSSSSNNGKLLETLKNSSSGNNSKGDKGWSNKEEKYRGRGSGSKKDEQVTKQSSSKRQAAQGSSPPKRSVGRPPKKAPPPPPPSSSKRTREREKEVEPEVRQPRKRTRR encoded by the exons ATGGAGAAGATatacaaggaagaagaagaaaagatatcaTGGGGAACATGGGAAGAACTATTATTAGCATGCGCTGTTAAAAGACATGGAACTAACAACTGGGAATCAGTTGCCaatgaaattaaaaacaaaaaatcctCGTCTAACTTTATCGTAACTCCTCAGAACTGTAAACAGAAATATCATGATCTTCATCAAAGATTTATGGTTAATAGTGAAGATGTTGTCGATTCAGAAATAATCGATCATCATAAAAATGATGGTATGGATGATAATCTTAATCATGATAACAGTAGGATTCCTTGGCTTGATGAGTTAAGAAAACTTCGTGTTGCAGAGCTTAGACGCGAGGTTCAAGAACACGATGTTTCGATTGT GTCTTTGCAATTGAAAGTAAAGAgattagaagaagaaagagaagaaagctTGAAGGATAAAAATGATTCTGATGTAAAACCAGATCTACTGGAAACCAGAAccaaggaagaggaagaagaagaagatgggaagAAGATTGAAACTGAACCGCCTCGATCCCCAAGTCCGATTGAGATAACCGGTAAACCGGTTCCCGGTGACGAATCCGACCGGGATAATCAGTCATTTAACGAGTCAAATTCTTCAGATCTGAAAGATGGGAAGACTCCAGAAGTTGAAGTCGAGAAACTACTCGAACCGGTCCAAACCGTTACAGAAACAAAGGACCACGTTTTAAATGATAAACCTTTGGGAGAAGATTCGTGTAACGGAAGTTCTGAAACTATTGCTAAAGACTCGGCTGTTCAAGTTGAGAAGAAATCATCAGAAACGACGATCCTTGTTAGACAAACTCGTGAACCAGCCGAGTTATGGGAATCGGCGGCTGAGTCaaaaggtggtgaagaagaaggaACAAAAGAGAGCAGTGACGTACAAAGTTCGGCCAGCTTATCAAGGAAAAATGGACGGAGGAAAATCACTTCGGGAAGTAGTAGCGGTGAAGAACGTGAAACAGAGGAGGTTTCTCCCGCCATCAAACGGATCTCTGTGAAATCAGAACCGTTGCTTGGATTTCTCGAGATGATCCTTTCTCACAAATACGGCTCCATATTCAAGAGCCGGCTCAAAAGCCAg GAAACAAGGAAGTACAAAAGTTTCATCAGACAACATATGGATATGGAAACTATTCGAACAAGATTGAAACAAGGTCGCTACAGCAGTAGTTGCAGCCAGAAATTCTTCAGAGATTTATTACTTCTCTTTAATAATGCTATCGCTTTTTACCCCAAAAATTCATCAGAATCAGTTGCAGCTACTGAATTACGAGGATTGGTTAGCAAAGAAATGTTGTCAAGATCGTCAGGGTCATCATCATCTCGGAGCCAAAACAACCCCTCACCTGGAGATCCTACTCCACCAAAACTACAGCAATCAACACCACTCATGCCTAAACCCGATCTTGAACTTTCAGATCCTCTCCTACCAAAATCAAAACCAGTTGGTGTAATATTTGCTTGTCGAAAACGCAGCTCAATCTCTGCGAAAGCTGCAAACAGTTCTAAACCAGCTGAACTGAAAGGATCAGATCAGAATGTTGGCGAGGAGAAACCAGTTTTGgctaagaaacaaaaagaaaattcttCTGCAGTGGAAGAACAAATCGTGTTCAGTAAACGAAAAGGAGAAAGATCTGCTTCTGGTATGAGGAGTTCAAGATCGAACCGTAATAACAACACTAACAAAAATAGTCCAAAGAATTCAAATACTGTAAACCTGGATCCAAGTTCAGCTCGGTCTTCAGCCAAGGGTGGCAGCTGTGGTGGAGACGATACTAATTCAGAGACAAGGACAGAGAAAGACAAAAAGAATAACAGTAACAACGCATCAACGGCGTTGACAAATACAGTAGCTAAGAAGAGAAGTGCTGCCAACTTCTTGAATAGAATGAAGACGACTTCTAGTTCGTCCAACAATGGTAAGTTGTTAGAGACGTTAAAGAATTCTTCTTCGGGAAACAACTCCAAAGGAGACAAAGGGTGGAGTAATAAGGAGGAAAAGTATCGAGGTAGAGGTAGTGGTAGTAAGAAAGATGAACAAGTTACGAAGCAGAGTTCATCTAAAAGACAAGCGGCTCAAGGAAGCAGTCCACCTAAGAGAAGTGTTGGAAGACCACCAAAGaaagcaccaccaccacccccgCCCTCATCTTCAAAGAGgacaagagaaagagagaaagaggTTGAACCAGAGGTGAGACAGCCAAGGAAACGAAcaaggagatga